The Candidatus Methylomirabilis limnetica genome has a window encoding:
- the ychF gene encoding redox-regulated ATPase YchF has translation MRIGIIGLPASGKSTVYQLLTHGQPSHHAGQLEASISVVKVPDPRLDRLALMFKPKKLTPASFELVDFAPLVKESGKPTSPGGQLLPQMRQTTTLLMVVRAFEDERVPHIEGRVDPAKDADTLQAELILADLDVVEKRIAKIEEAMRKGKKGESPQELALLKRCYAALQEEKPLRGMALTAEDERLLRGFQFLMAKPSLLVVNTGEEADGGPDGLKALPAMGASQSAPMAISAKLELELADLPPDEASAFCAELGLGASAAPRLRQACYDLLGLTTFFTVGSDEVRAWMIPHGSTAMQAAGAIHSDLEHGFIRAEVVAYEALDRCGSLATARNQGLLRLEGKEYLVADGDIMTIRFNV, from the coding sequence ATGCGCATCGGTATCATTGGACTGCCGGCCTCCGGCAAGAGCACCGTTTACCAACTGCTGACCCACGGCCAGCCAAGCCACCATGCGGGCCAGTTGGAGGCCTCGATCTCCGTCGTCAAGGTCCCCGATCCCCGTCTCGATCGGCTGGCTCTTATGTTCAAGCCAAAAAAGCTCACACCTGCCAGCTTCGAGCTCGTGGACTTCGCCCCGCTCGTGAAAGAATCCGGCAAACCCACGAGCCCTGGTGGACAGCTCCTCCCTCAGATGCGGCAGACCACTACCCTGCTCATGGTCGTTCGGGCCTTTGAGGACGAGCGGGTCCCCCACATCGAAGGGCGCGTCGATCCGGCCAAGGATGCGGACACACTACAGGCTGAACTGATCCTGGCCGATCTGGATGTGGTAGAGAAGCGAATCGCCAAGATCGAAGAGGCGATGCGAAAGGGGAAGAAGGGCGAGAGTCCTCAGGAGCTGGCCCTCTTGAAACGATGTTACGCAGCACTGCAGGAGGAAAAGCCCCTGCGCGGGATGGCACTGACCGCTGAAGATGAGCGCTTGCTTCGCGGCTTTCAGTTCCTTATGGCCAAGCCGAGCCTTCTGGTGGTCAACACCGGTGAAGAGGCTGATGGAGGGCCCGACGGCCTGAAGGCCCTACCGGCGATGGGGGCCTCTCAGTCAGCCCCAATGGCCATATCCGCCAAACTGGAACTGGAGTTGGCGGACCTGCCCCCTGATGAAGCGAGCGCCTTCTGTGCCGAGCTTGGCCTTGGGGCTTCCGCGGCGCCACGGCTGCGCCAGGCCTGCTATGACCTCCTTGGTCTCACGACGTTCTTTACCGTAGGCAGCGATGAGGTGCGGGCCTGGATGATCCCTCACGGCTCGACGGCGATGCAGGCGGCCGGGGCCATCCATAGCGACCTGGAGCATGGCTTCATCAGAGCAGAGGTGGTGGCCTACGAGGCGCTCGACCGCTGTGGGTCGCTGGCAACGGCCCGAAACCAAGGACTGCTACGCCTTGAGGGAAAAGAGTACCTCGTGGCTGACGGCGATATCATGACCATCCGCTTCAATGTCTGA
- a CDS encoding ribonuclease H-like domain-containing protein, which produces MKAYLDIETSFDGAITVVGLYAADRGLIQLVGTKISDVTVWQALEGVDTVCTYNGSRFDLPVIRRRLGLDLRATLQSHDLMYTCWRHRLFGGLKRVEEQLSIPRRSKGVDGIEAMRLWSRYEDGGDEEALQVLLTYNGEDVLNLPVLEARLVELESTYARRD; this is translated from the coding sequence ATGAAGGCCTACCTGGATATCGAAACCTCGTTCGATGGCGCCATTACGGTGGTAGGCTTGTATGCTGCCGACCGAGGGCTGATTCAGTTGGTCGGTACAAAGATCAGCGATGTCACAGTCTGGCAGGCGCTTGAAGGCGTGGATACGGTCTGTACGTATAACGGCAGCCGCTTCGACCTTCCGGTGATCCGCCGCCGTCTTGGCCTCGACCTGCGCGCGACGCTTCAATCCCACGACCTGATGTATACGTGCTGGCGACATCGCCTGTTCGGCGGGCTGAAACGGGTAGAGGAGCAGCTCAGTATCCCCCGGCGTTCGAAGGGGGTCGATGGCATTGAAGCGATGCGGCTATGGTCCAGATATGAGGATGGCGGTGATGAGGAGGCGCTACAGGTGCTCCTCACCTACAACGGCGAGGATGTTTTGAACCTCCCGGTCCTCGAAGCACGGCTAGTGGAGCTCGAAAGCACGTATGCGCGTCGCGATTAA
- a CDS encoding phosphotransferase, translating into MPVTQAILVRRPSDLTVAWAQRIVSQHAADATVSEVNVLSVDIGTTTRVRVAVEHNGPEALPRRWFVKLPSRSWRAWCITALPRLLQTEVRFYQETTQAVPVLQPTVLAAQSQCGRGTTLVLADVTEHGAIPGAPGDALTAEQAALVVEQLARLHAQFWQKASLDHEYRWMAGPVRRWEDRLGTAMAVPLMQRGLRRAGSAVPIALHAPATHYARRRCHVMRVLADGPRTLVHHDVHPGNLFWQQSQPGLLDWQLVRIGEGIGDVAYFLATALTPEIRRTCEARILARYQQVLADHQIAALDSTTLRQRYRAHLLYPFEAMVVTLAVGDMMPLESNLELIRRAAAAIEDHDAFAVIPAGK; encoded by the coding sequence ATGCCCGTGACGCAGGCTATTCTCGTTCGCCGACCGAGTGATTTGACGGTCGCCTGGGCGCAACGCATCGTTTCGCAACATGCTGCCGACGCCACCGTATCTGAGGTCAATGTCCTGTCCGTTGATATCGGGACGACCACCCGGGTACGCGTCGCGGTTGAACACAATGGGCCGGAAGCGTTGCCCCGTCGTTGGTTCGTGAAGCTGCCGTCGCGGTCTTGGCGAGCATGGTGCATCACGGCGTTACCTCGCCTCCTCCAGACGGAAGTGCGTTTCTATCAAGAAACAACGCAGGCTGTCCCGGTACTTCAGCCCACCGTCTTAGCGGCGCAGAGCCAATGCGGACGGGGTACGACACTGGTCCTTGCCGACGTGACAGAGCATGGCGCTATCCCCGGCGCTCCCGGGGATGCTTTGACGGCGGAGCAAGCGGCCCTGGTGGTCGAACAACTGGCCCGACTCCACGCGCAGTTTTGGCAGAAAGCTAGCCTCGACCATGAATATCGCTGGATGGCTGGTCCTGTCCGGCGCTGGGAAGATCGGCTGGGAACAGCCATGGCAGTGCCATTGATGCAACGGGGGTTACGGCGTGCCGGGAGCGCCGTTCCCATAGCGCTCCACGCCCCCGCTACGCACTATGCGCGCCGGCGTTGCCACGTGATGCGTGTGCTTGCAGACGGCCCACGCACCCTCGTCCATCACGATGTACATCCCGGCAATCTCTTCTGGCAGCAGTCCCAACCAGGACTCCTCGACTGGCAGCTCGTCCGCATTGGTGAGGGGATTGGCGATGTCGCGTACTTCCTGGCCACCGCGCTCACACCCGAAATCCGGCGGACGTGCGAAGCGCGCATCCTCGCACGGTATCAACAAGTCCTTGCGGACCATCAGATCGCGGCTCTCGATTCCACAACGCTGCGGCAAAGATATCGCGCCCATCTCCTCTATCCCTTCGAAGCCATGGTGGTGACGCTTGCGGTCGGTGACATGATGCCCCTGGAGAGCAATCTCGAACTCATCCGCCGAGCGGCCGCGGCGATTGAGGATCACGACGCCTTTGCGGTCATACCGGCAGGAAAGTAA
- a CDS encoding Tex family protein produces the protein MLQTIEHRIATELGVKPAQVIATVQLLEEGATVPFIARYRKEITGELDDIQLRLLEERLTYLRELEERRATVLASIEEQGKLTAELKAGIDGAETKQRLEDLYLPYKSKRRTKAQIAREAGLEPLADALLGDATLVPEIEAAKYVRTDIEPPEQCVQDVKVALDGARQILMERFSEDARLLDGLRHYLSDNALIVSRVAEGKETEGAKFRDWFDFREPIKSAPSHRVLAMLRGRNEEILRLALKTEPELEEPPRASPCEAMIAGHFGIADKGRPADKWLLDSARSAWMVKLSLHLKLELMNQMRERAEEEAIRVFARNLHDLLLAAPAGPRITIGLDPGIRTGVKVAVIDKTGKLVDTSTIYPHEPRRDWEGALATIRQLAQKHGAELIAIGNGTASRETDKLAADLIKRHPELTLAKVVVSEAGASVYSASELASKEFPDIDVSLRGAVSIARRLQDPLAELVKIDPKSIGVGQYQHDVNQGKLAKSLGAVIEDCVNSVGVDVNTASVPLLTRISGLTPTLAGNIVSYRDQHGAFKSRKQLLLVPRLGDKTFELAAGFLRINNSDNPLDASAVHPEAYPVVERILADIRKGIREVIGDSKAVRALKPEKYTDDKFGLPTVQDILKELEKPGRDPRPEFKAATFREGVENLKDLEPGMMLEGSVTNVTNFGAFVDIGVHQDGLVHISALANKFVKDPHSIVKAGDVVKVKVLEVDIARKRIALTMRLSDEVTARIDGTIAHRVGKASRPKPDAVQQSGAMAAAFAKLNQS, from the coding sequence ACGACTGACCTATCTGCGCGAACTCGAAGAGCGCCGTGCGACAGTGCTTGCGTCCATAGAGGAGCAGGGCAAGCTGACTGCCGAGTTGAAAGCCGGGATCGATGGTGCCGAGACCAAACAGCGCCTCGAAGACCTCTACTTGCCCTATAAATCCAAACGACGCACCAAGGCCCAGATTGCTCGAGAGGCAGGTCTAGAGCCCTTGGCCGATGCCCTGTTAGGCGATGCAACACTAGTTCCGGAGATTGAAGCCGCAAAATATGTTCGAACTGACATTGAACCGCCGGAGCAGTGTGTACAGGATGTCAAGGTCGCGCTCGATGGGGCGCGCCAGATCCTGATGGAACGGTTCTCTGAGGATGCCAGGCTGCTTGACGGGCTGCGTCATTACCTGTCCGATAATGCACTGATCGTCTCCAGGGTGGCCGAGGGCAAGGAGACAGAAGGCGCCAAGTTCCGCGACTGGTTCGATTTCCGTGAACCAATCAAAAGCGCTCCATCGCACCGGGTTCTGGCAATGTTGCGAGGCCGCAACGAGGAGATCCTGCGTTTGGCGCTGAAGACCGAACCTGAACTTGAAGAGCCGCCGCGTGCCTCGCCCTGCGAAGCCATGATTGCAGGCCATTTCGGCATCGCCGACAAAGGACGCCCGGCGGACAAGTGGTTGCTGGACTCGGCGCGCTCGGCCTGGATGGTCAAGCTCTCGCTGCACCTCAAGCTTGAACTGATGAACCAGATGCGGGAACGTGCCGAGGAAGAAGCCATCCGGGTCTTCGCCCGCAACCTTCACGATCTGCTGCTCGCGGCACCGGCCGGACCGCGCATCACTATCGGTCTTGATCCAGGGATTCGCACCGGAGTCAAAGTCGCTGTCATAGACAAGACCGGAAAACTCGTCGACACCTCCACGATCTACCCTCACGAACCGCGCCGGGACTGGGAAGGTGCGCTTGCTACTATTCGCCAGTTGGCTCAAAAGCACGGTGCAGAGTTGATCGCCATCGGCAACGGCACAGCCAGCCGGGAAACCGACAAGCTCGCCGCCGATCTCATCAAGCGCCACCCCGAATTGACACTGGCCAAGGTGGTGGTATCGGAGGCAGGGGCCTCCGTGTATTCAGCCTCCGAACTGGCCTCGAAGGAATTCCCCGATATAGACGTCTCATTGCGGGGTGCAGTTTCCATCGCGCGCCGTCTGCAGGACCCCTTGGCAGAACTGGTCAAGATCGACCCGAAGAGCATCGGTGTCGGCCAGTATCAACACGATGTGAATCAGGGCAAACTGGCAAAGTCGCTCGGCGCAGTGATCGAGGACTGCGTTAACTCGGTCGGCGTCGACGTCAATACCGCATCCGTGCCGCTACTGACTCGCATCTCCGGTCTCACCCCGACACTTGCCGGTAACATCGTCAGCTACCGCGATCAGCATGGCGCCTTCAAGAGCCGCAAGCAGTTGCTGCTTGTCCCCCGCCTGGGCGATAAAACATTCGAACTGGCTGCCGGTTTCTTGCGCATCAACAATAGTGACAACCCGCTCGACGCCTCGGCTGTGCATCCAGAAGCCTATCCCGTCGTCGAGCGAATTCTCGCCGACATCAGAAAGGGCATCCGTGAAGTGATCGGCGACAGCAAGGCCGTGCGCGCCCTCAAACCCGAGAAATACACCGATGATAAATTCGGCCTGCCCACAGTACAGGACATTCTCAAGGAACTCGAAAAACCAGGTCGCGATCCACGACCTGAGTTCAAGGCCGCCACATTCCGCGAAGGGGTTGAAAATCTCAAAGACCTTGAGCCCGGGATGATGTTGGAAGGCAGCGTCACCAATGTCACCAATTTCGGCGCCTTTGTCGATATCGGCGTACATCAGGATGGCCTCGTCCATATCTCAGCGCTTGCCAATAAGTTTGTCAAAGACCCGCACAGTATCGTCAAGGCTGGCGACGTCGTGAAGGTCAAAGTGTTGGAGGTCGATATCGCACGCAAGCGCATTGCCCTGACCATGCGCCTGTCGGACGAAGTCACAGCGAGGATTGACGGCACCATTGCGCATCGAGTAGGCAAAGCCTCGCGACCGAAACCAGATGCAGTACAACAAAGCGGTGCGATGGCAGCGGCTTTCGCGAAGTTGAATCAGTCATAA